Proteins encoded within one genomic window of Anopheles gambiae chromosome 3, idAnoGambNW_F1_1, whole genome shotgun sequence:
- the LOC133394006 gene encoding uncharacterized protein LOC133394006, which translates to MQEESAVIADFTCAVCDKADSVDSLLQCDFCDKWYHYECAHVDKTVETRAWWCAECEVKTKLASGKKDDEIARLKREMEALKATTEKALALIREKDAEVARLSKSSERTSFSPGESLPCSTAKRISVNEEGDLSQSQIAARQAVRYELPSFNGNPEEWPIFLSTFRRSSRTFGFTEDENILRLQGALRGKALRTVQGRLRHADNLEEILSALEKSYGRPDVLVNTLLEQIRESPPIKSERLDSFIEYGDLVAEICSTIKASGTSDRLYDAALLQELVDRMPAYLRWSWGMHSQELKSVTMSEFGAWIQKATDGAMAVTPPQLKKKTTTRQVHAQHVETHQPQPNRHRECALCNSDTCGTIAECRVFNRLSVADRWDKVRTFKLCKRCLGKHYGPCSKRDDCGVQGCVAKHHRKLHRVTSEERVEINHHGTRSDGTLLRYVPVKLHGESGPIYTHALLDEGSTVTLMEQELARQLGVSGVLDPLCLQYSAGERRDERDSERVAVQVSSAEENASAFSMADVRTVSRLSLPIQSVDVNELKRKYKHLEAIPAASYEAVSPRLLIGIDHYRLTRPLKTIEGQPGQPTATKTRLGWLIFGKCTDNANDTSIVQPESSYHVCDCQGETSRADRMMAAYFEVEGYGPAKEPLLSKEDQRAMSILQNNTKHVDGRYTTGLLWRSDNVFMPENRQMALSRMECLERKMSRDTSLAEKINAILEDYLKKGYARPIREDELKTFYPRKWYLPVFPVTNPNKPNKVRLVWDAAAEVRGISLNKKLLTGPDLLTPLQAVLFRFREYRVAVAADIREMYHQVRICDDDVHSQRFLWRWGNTNAEPQEFVMLRMTFGAACSPSTAQFVKNENAEKYRSLYPRAVRCIHEEHYVDDMLTSVETEPEAIELAYQVSLIHNNAGFSLHNWLSNSIKVATAVKGTESTLKEIDFEPCLKPEKVLGMWWDTTTDSFGFKLSRVRHLELARKDKPPSKRQMLRTLMSIYDPLGLIAGVLFYLKVLLQEVWRLHLGWDDEVPEEIQHKWDAWMERLPELESFIIPRCYRQLASLTESSLHVFVDAGADGYAAVAYFRFECHGRIEVSLVGSKARVAPLKYLSVPRLELQAAVMGCRIASSITSAHRETISGSYFWTDSTDVIDWINADHRKYSIFVAHRVAEVLDTTNVDDWRWLPTKLNVADEATKWTNLQHHLASERWFSGPEFLQLPEAEWNIPRRVPSETSEEVRKKDRLKLVGIHIARPIFIDYERFSRWTRLVRTMAYVCRSA; encoded by the exons ATGCAAGAGGAAAGTGCAGTGATCGCGGACTTTACGTGTGCGGTGTGCGATAAGGCGGATTCGGTAGATTCGTTATTGCagtgcgatttttgcgataaATGGTACCATTACGAGTGTGCGCACGTGGATAAAACGGTAGAGACGAGGGCATGGTGGTGTGCGGAGTGCGAAGTGAAGACCAAACTAGCGAGCGGCAAGAAAGACGACGAGATAGCGCGCTtgaagagagagatggaggcTCTTAAAGCCACGACGGAGAAAGCGTTAGCTTTGATACGGGAGAAGGATGCGGAAGTAGCTCGGCTCAGTAAGAGCAGCGAGCGAACCTCGTTTTCGCCCGGGGAATCGCTTCCTTGCTCAACGGCTAAACGGATTTCGGTCAACGAAGAAGGTGACCTGAGCCAAAGCCAAATAGCAGCCCGTCAAGCAGTGCGCTATGAACTCCCTTCATTCAATGGGAATCCCGAGGAATGGCCGATATTTCTGTCTACCTTTCGAAGATCGTCTCGTACGTTTGGGTTTACCGAAGACGAAAATATCCTTCGATTGCAAGGAGCGTTACGGGGAAAAGCACTACGAACGGTGCAAGGCCGTCTCCGGCACGCTGACAATCTGGAGGAAATATTGAGCGCGCTTGAAAAATCATACGGGCGACCGGATGTGTTAGTGAATACGTTGCTCGAACAAATTCGCGAATCACCGCCGATTAAGTCTGAGCGGCTCGATAGTTTTATCGAATACGGCGATTTAGTTGCTGAAATATGTTCAACTATAAAGGCAAGCGGAACTTCTGACAGATTGTACGATGCAGCGCTGCTTCAAGAGCTGGTGGACCGTATGCCGGCATATCTGCGCTGGAGCTGGGGCATGCATAGTCAGGAGCTGAAAAGTGTGACGATGAGCGAGTTCGGCGCTTGGATTCAGAAGGCGACCGATGGAGCAATGGCGGTAACTCCTCCGCagctgaagaagaagacgacAACGCGACAAGTGCATGCGCAACACGTGGAGACGCATCAGCCCCAGCCCAATAGGCATCGAGAGTGCGCGTTGTGTAACAGTGATACGTGCGGTACGATCGCGGAGTGTCGGGTGTTTAACCGGTTAAGCGTTGCTGATAGGTGGGACAAGGTGCGCACCTTTAAGTTGTGTAAACGATGTTTGGGCAAGCACTACGGCCCGTGCTCGAAGCGTGACGACTGTGGTGTCCAAGGATGCGTCGCTAAGCATCACCGGAAGTTGCATCGTGTCACCAGCGAGGAACGCGTGGAGATAAATCATCATGGAACGCGCTCCGATGGTACATTGCTGCGTTACGTGCCGGTAAAGCTGCACGGTGAGAGTGGTCCAATTTACACGCATGCGCTGTTAGACGAGGGGTCGACGGTGACGTTGATGGAGCAGGAGCTCGCCAGGCAACTTGGGGTTAGCGGCGTTCTTGACCCGTTGTGTTTGCAGTACAGTGCGGGAGAGCGACGCGATGAACGTGATTCGGAAAGGGTAGCGGTGCAAGTCTCCAGTGCTGAAGAAAATGCATCCGCATTTTCGATGGCCGACGTGCGTACAGTCAGCCGGTTATCGCTCCCTATCCAATCGGTCGATGTGAACGAGTTGAAGCGGAAATATAAGCATTTGGAGGCGATTCCAGCTGCCTCGTATGAGGCTGTTTCTCCTCGTTTACTAATCGGTATCGACCATTACAGATTGACCAGACCTTTGAAAACTATAGAAGGACAGCCAGGACAACCTACAGCTACGAAGACGCGTTTGGGATGGCTCATTTTTGGCAAATGCACGGATAACGCTAACGACACATCCATTGTGCAGCCGGAGTCTAGCTACCACGTATGCGATTGCCAAGGAGAGACCTCACGGGCAGATCGTATGATGGCAGCGTACTTCGAAGTGGAAGGTTATGGTCCTGCGAAGGAGCCTTTGTTGTCGAAGGAGGATCAACGTGCGATGTCGATtctgcaaaacaacacaaaacacgtCGACGGGCGGTACACCACGGGCTTACTCTGGCGGAGCGACAACGTTTTCATGCCGGAAAACCGTCAAATGGCTCTATCTAGGATGGAGTGTCTGGAGCGTAAGATGAGCCGAGATACGAGCCTTGCGGAGAAAATTAACGCGATACTAGAGGACTACTTGAAAAAGGGCTATGCCAGACCGATAAGAGAGGATGAGCTGAAAACCTTCTACCCTAGGAAATGGTATCTTCCAGTGTTTCCAGTGACAAATCCTAACAAGCCTAATAAAGTTAGGTTAGTATGGGATGCGGCAGCTGAAGTTAGAGGTATCTCGCTGAACAAGAAGCTGCTGACTGGCCCTGACCTGTTGACGCCGCTGCAAGCCGTGCTATTCCGTTTCCGTGAATATCGAGTCGCGGTGGCAGCTGACATCCGGGAAATGTACCACCAGGTACGCATTTGCGATGATGACGTCCACAGTCAACGGTTCCTATGGAGATGGGGAAACACAAATGCAGAGCCGCAGGAGTTTGTCATGCTGAGGATGACCTTCGGTGCAGCATGTTCTCCAAGTACGGCGCAATTCGTAAAGAACGAGAATGCAGAGAAATATCGTTCCCTGTACCCGCGTGCAGTTCGCTGTATCCATGAAGAACATTACGTGGATGACATGCTTACAAGTGTGGAAACGGAACCAGAAGCGATTGAGCTGGCGTATCAGGTGAGCTTAATACACAATAATGCTGGATTTTCTCTCCACAATTGGCTCTCAAATAGCATCAAAGTCGCGACAGCGGTAAAAGGCACTGAGTCAACCCTCAAggaaattgatttcgaacCGTGTCTAAAGCCAGAGAAGGTGCTGGGAATGTGGTGGGACACCACAACAGATAGTTTCGGCTTTAAACTATCCCGTGTAAGACACCTGGAGCTGGCACGCAAGGACAAACCACCGTCCAAGAGGCAGATGCTGCGGACTTTGATGTCGATCTACGACCCGTTAGGTTTGATCGCAGGCgtgcttttttatttgaaagtaCTTCTTCAGGAAGTCTGGCGCCTACACCTTGGCTGGGACGACGAAGTTCCGGAAGAGATCCAGCATAAATGGGACGCCTGGATGGAACGACTGCCAGAATTGGAAAGTTTCATCATACCACGTTGCTACCGACAGCTGGCGTCGCTCACCGAATCATCTCTACACGTGTTCGTTGATGCGGGTGCAGATGGTTACGCAGCGGTCGCGTACTTCCGTTTTGAGTGCCATGGACGTATCGAGGTGTCGTTAGTTGGATCCAAAGCTAGAGTGGCGCCTCTAAAGTATCTTTCCGTGCCCCGCTTAGAGCTGCAGGCTGCTGTGATGGGTTGCAGAATAGCCTCGTCTATAACTAGTGCTCATCGAGAAACTATTAGTGGAAGCTACTTCTGGACAGACTCGACTGATGTTATAGACTGGATAAACGCAGACCACCGTAAGTACTCGATTTTCGTCGCACATAGGGTTGCTGAGGTGCTGGACACGACGAACGTCGACGATTGGCGATGGCTTCCAACTAAACTTAATGTGGCGGACGAAGCGACCAAATGGACCAACCTGCAGCATCATCTCGCCTCCGAACGATGGTTTAGTGGGCCCGAGTTCCTGCAACTACCCGAAGCAGAATGGAACATACCTCGTCGAGTACCATCGGAAACGTCCGAGGAGGTGCGGAAAAAGGATAGGCTGAAGCTGGTCGGCATCCACATAGCGCGTCCGATTTTCATCGACTACGAGAGATTTTCCCGATGGACGCGGCTGGTCAGGACGATGGCTTACGTGTGTCG GTCCGCTTAA